A genomic region of Pyrus communis chromosome 14, drPyrComm1.1, whole genome shotgun sequence contains the following coding sequences:
- the LOC137714993 gene encoding zinc finger CCCH domain-containing protein 66-like, protein MCSGSKRKPSSTDMVMEREKQEGMRYSFSILLELAACDDLEGFKRAVEEEGHDVDEASYWYGRLIGSKKLGFEERTPLMIAAMFGSKNVLNYILQLCLVNVNRSCGSDRATALHCAVAGGSAASAEVVKLLLDASADSSALDANGNQAGDLIASAYGSSFNSNKKALEGMLKGVPSIDEPFDFSEQMINETEAQEQKEITTPRASKDGTERKEYPVDLSLPDIKNGIYSTDEFRMYTFKVKPCSRAYSHDWTECPFVHPGENARRRDPRKYHYSCVPCPEFRKGTCRQGDDCEYAHGIFECWLHPAQYRTRLCKDETGCTRRVCFFAHKPEELRPLYASTGSAVPSPRSFSASGASLDMGSITPLSLNSPSMMIPPTSTPPMTPTGPSSPRSGFMWQNNPNFAPPTLQLPGSRLKSTLSARDMDFDIDMLSLEKDRRRQQRLIDEISGSPSNWNNSLSPASPFSASGNRTGELNSLGGVNPTNLDDIFGSVDPAILPQFNGLSRDSTASQLHSPTGMRQNMNLQARPSYSASLSSSPGRASSMFGVDASSAAAVFSSRSAAFANRSQSFIERSAGNRNTGVSSSADFGTLRPSNLSDWGSPGGKLDWGMQGEELNKLRKSASFGIRSNGSSFPTASSTMPTHGDEPDVSWVQSLVKDGPQPSQQRGQFGFEDQQQQQHNPNNGGPEMLPAWVEQLYFEQEQMVA, encoded by the coding sequence ATGTGCAGTGGTTCCAAGAGGAAACCTTCTTCCACTGATATGGTCATGGAGCGTGAGAAACAAGAAGGGATGCGGTATAGCTTTTCGATTTTGCTTGAACTAGCAGCCTGCGATGATCTTGAAGGGTTCAAAAGGGCTGTCGAAGAAGAGGGTCATGATGTTGATGAGGCGAGCTATTGGTACGGGAGGCTGATTGGATCGAAGAAGTTGGGGTTTGAGGAGAGGACGCCCCTCATGATCGCTGCTATGTTCGGTAGCAAGAACGTGTTGAATTATATTCTTCAATTGTGTCTTGTTAATGTTAATAGATCCTGCGGTTCAGATAGAGCCACTGCTCTTCATTGTGCTGTTGCTGGTGGCTCTGCTGCTTCGGCAGAGGTTGTCAAGCTCTTGCTTGATGCTTCTGCTGATTCGAGTGCTCTTGATGCTAATGGAAACCAAGCTGGTGACTTGATCGCATCTGCTTATGGTTCGAGCTTCAATTCGAATAAGAAAGCTTTGGAGGGCATGCTCAAGGGTGTTCCCAGTATTGATGAACCTTTTGACTTCTCGGAGCAAATGATTAATGAGACAGAAGCTCAAGAACAGAAAGAGATTACAACTCCTCGTGCTTCGAAAGATGGAACGGAGAGGAAAGAGTATCCTGTTGATCTCTCTCTTCCAGATATCAAGAATGGGATTTATAGCACAGATGAGTTTAGAATGTATACTTTCAAGGTTAAGCCTTGCTCTAGGGCTTACTCACACGACTGGACAGAGTGCCCATTTGTCCACCCTGGAGAAAATGCAAGGCGGCGTGATCCAAGGAAATATCATTACAGCTGTGTTCCTTGCCCGGAGTTCAGAAAGGGGACCTGCAGGCAGGGAGATGATTGTGAATATGCACATGGTATTTTTGAATGTTGGCTTCACCCTGCCCAGTACCGCACACGTCTTTGTAAGGACGAGACAGGATGCACAAGAAGGGTATGTTTCTTTGCTCACAAGCCGGAAGAGCTTCGTCCCTTGTATGCTTCGACAGGTTCTGCTGTGCCTTCTCCGAGGTCATTCTCAGCCAGTGGTGCTTCTCTGGATATGGGGTCAATTACCCCACTTTCCCTCAATTCTCCATCCATGATGATTCCTCCTACGTCAACTCCGCCCATGACTCCCACTGGACCTTCTTCTCCTAGGAGTGGTTTCATGTGGCAAAACAATCCAAACTTTGCACCCCCTACCTTGCAGCTCCCAGGTAGCAGGTTGAAATCTACTCTTAGTGCTAGAGATATGGATTTTGACATTGACATGCTTAGCCTGGAGAAGGATCGCCGAAGGCAGCAACGCTTGATAGATGAGATATCTGGGTCCCCATCTAACTGGAACAATAGCTTGTCTCCTGCATCGCCCTTTTCTGCCTCTGGGAATCGAACAGGGGAATTGAATAGCCTGGGAGGAGTGAACCCTACTAACCTTGACGACATTTTTGGATCTGTTGATCCTGCAATTTTGCCTCAATTTAATGGCCTTTCGCGTGATTCAACAGCATCCCAGTTACATTCTCCAACTGGGATGCGCCAAAACATGAACCTGCAGGCCCGTCCCAGTTACTCTGCCAGCCTCTCATCCTCTCCTGGAAGGGCTTCTTCGATGTTTGGAGTTGATGCATCTAGTGCAGCTGCTGTTTTTAGTTCAAGGTCAGCTGCATTTGCAAACAGGAGTCAGAGTTTCATTGAGCGTAGTGCTGGCAACCGTAACACTGGAGTTTCTTCTTCTGCTGATTTTGGAACATTAAGGCCCTCTAACCTTTCAGATTGGGGCTCACCTGGAGGCAAATTAGACTGGGGTATGCAGGGGGAAGAGCTGAACAAGCTGAGGAAATCTGCTTCTTTTGGAATCCGAAGCAACGGAAGCAGTTTCCCAACAGCTTCATCCACTATGCCAACACATGGTGATGAACCTGATGTATCATGGGTTCAATCTCTTGTCAAGGATGGACCTCAACCCTCGCAACAACGTGGGCAATTTGGTTTCGAggatcagcagcagcagcagcataaCCCTAACAACGGAGGTCCAGAAATGCTCCCCGCTTGGGTGGAGCAGCTGTACTTTGAGCAGGAGCAGATGGTGGCTTAA
- the LOC137714994 gene encoding uncharacterized protein — MKLLVSSPSFSSCSSSSTTTAFDATMCSSKSATPGCIAGILRRILCYGSFPTYPSDHITEEEEENSVESSSKDQDFNSNEKTGEKTEISATPSMVARLMGLDSIPDDNLVSSQSTQNSVSRSKSMNSADRFDGCDSMQHHRVKSSQSFREMPTFFELDNEEFFVLTFESERKSKETKTKGRKCEKEQNEKTENRRKRKAEKKKQLQEGQSRRTLKDLNGREMMRSRSTSDRSTSDEDSKSTSIATKTIEKKKTTCDVLKNVESEFSSEDLTPVSILDCGQFLVDPEVLSSEEDPSLANSCKENCPNGDAIRTKTRQGNRLGPKKKEFHRAKHIGMWSEIYRLTEAELVGSNWIIKNKGTWNFEAISAGIGADFESQILGQLLDELVDQFADFPMEIQNL; from the exons ATGAAGTTACTAGTTTCTTCCCCTTCTTTTTCGTCATGCTCATCATCATCCACCACCACTGCTTTTGATGCAACAATGTGCAGTTCGAAAAGCGCCACCCCCGGCTGCATTGCCGGAATTTTGCGCAGAATTCTATGCTATGGTAGCTTCCCCACATACCCTTCTGACCACAtcacagaagaagaagaagaaaattctgTGGAATCTAGTTCCAAGGATCAAGATTTCAATTCCAATGAGAAAACAGGGGAGAAAACAGAGATCTCTGCCACTCCAAGCATGGTGGCAAGGCTGATGGGATTGGATTCAATTCCAGATGACAACTTGGTCAGCAGCCAATCAACCCAAAATTCAGTTTCACGCAGCAAATCGATGAATTCTGCTGACCGGTTCGATGGATGTGACTCAATGCAGCATCACCGGGTAAAGTCGAGTCAATCATTTAGAGAGATGCCTACATTTTTTGAGCTAGATAATGAGGAATTCTTTGTTCTCACCTTTGAGAGTGAGAGGAAAAGcaaggaaacaaaaacaaaagggagGAAATGTGAAAAGGAACAGAACGAAAAAAccgaaaacagaagaaaaagaaaggcagagaagaagaagcaacTTCAAGAAGGACAAAGCAGAAGGACCTTGAAAGATTTGAATGGGAGAGAGATGATGAGAAGCAGAAGCACTTCAGATAGAAGCACTTCTGATGAAGATTCAAAAAGTACTTCAATTGCTACAAAGACgatagagaagaagaagactaCATGTGATGTGCTTAAAAATGTAGAATCTGAGTTCAGCTCAGAAGATTTAACCCCGGTTTCGATTCTCGATTGTGGTCAATTTCTTGTTGATCCGGAAGTCCTTTCTTCAG AAGAAGATCCAAGTTTAGCCAATTCATGCAAAGAAAATTGTCCAAATGGTGATGCAATAAGAACAAAGACAAGACAAGGCAATCGTCTTGgaccaaagaagaaagaatttcaCAGAGCAAAGCATATTGGGATGTGGAGTGAGATTTATAGGCTGACTGAAGCTGAATTGGTCGGTTCAAATTGGATCATAAAAAACAAAGGCACGTGGAATTTTGAAGCTATATCTGCAGGCATTGGTGCAGATTTCGAGTCACAGATTCTTGGTCAATTATTAGACGAGCTTGTAGATCAATTTGCTGATTTTCCCATGGAAATTCAGAACCTGTAA